From a single Mycolicibacterium mengxianglii genomic region:
- a CDS encoding LCP family glycopolymer transferase: MSDGDSATPGQHGSSDPDGDNQWLTRSARPAPGAAPWERALDAGADSDEPVAAEADLEQDPDFELDPDFDDGEPEGNHTAGVTVADLFAKLTGDVPESLQRSRSSRARQPEPEEVAADPEVPVVGPGDPPTITMSAYASEIPDLGALARRSAGTNRVHPEVAEEETTVLPAVIDDEPPAGPVAPAGPGRRSALLAGRLVAALVAVLALVLTGGAWQWNSTKNGNLNNVAALDPDSRDILDPNAQFGDENFLIVGTDSRYGQNSNMGAGDTDDAGGTRSDTVMLVNIPASRDRVVAVSFPRDLAITPMECEPWNPETGEYGPIYDETSGTWGPDKWYTESKLNSAYSYGGPKCLVKVIQKISGLSINRFMAIDFAGFSKMVDALGGVEVCSTTPLEDYELGTVLASAGRQMVDGHTALNYVRARQVTTEFNGDYGRIKRQQLFLSSLLRSLISKETFFSLSKLNNVVNMFINDSYVDNIGTKDLVDLGQSLQGVAAGRITFITVPTTGYADEYGNEQPRTDDIHALFSAIINDDPLPGENNQNETTVPVTTSQTETSTTTTTTTEAPTEPSTQLVDAMTVDPSEVSVHVANSTGQTGLGSTASSAFGEYGFTVDTPDDYSTQLEQTTVMYSMGNEQAAATVASALGVPAVEEKAGLGDTVQVVLGPDFSTVNHPEASGSRVSMEVLRGDGSSTPTELPEDLTVTNGADTSCE; the protein is encoded by the coding sequence ATGAGTGACGGCGACAGCGCCACTCCTGGCCAGCACGGCTCGTCGGATCCCGACGGCGACAACCAGTGGCTTACCCGATCGGCGCGCCCGGCGCCAGGCGCCGCGCCGTGGGAGCGCGCATTGGATGCCGGCGCCGACTCAGACGAGCCGGTGGCCGCCGAGGCCGACCTCGAGCAGGATCCCGATTTCGAGCTGGATCCCGATTTCGATGATGGGGAGCCCGAGGGCAATCACACCGCAGGCGTCACCGTCGCGGACTTGTTCGCCAAGCTCACCGGCGATGTCCCGGAGTCCCTGCAGCGGAGCCGATCCTCCCGGGCCAGACAGCCCGAACCCGAGGAAGTCGCTGCCGATCCCGAGGTGCCCGTTGTGGGCCCCGGCGATCCCCCGACCATCACCATGTCGGCCTACGCCTCTGAGATCCCCGATCTCGGCGCGCTGGCCCGACGCTCGGCAGGCACCAACCGCGTCCACCCCGAGGTCGCCGAAGAGGAAACCACGGTCCTGCCGGCGGTCATCGATGACGAACCCCCAGCCGGTCCCGTCGCTCCGGCCGGCCCCGGACGCCGGTCCGCCCTGCTCGCCGGACGGCTGGTGGCGGCGCTCGTCGCCGTCCTCGCCCTGGTGCTGACCGGCGGCGCCTGGCAGTGGAACTCCACGAAGAACGGCAACCTCAACAACGTCGCCGCCCTCGACCCCGACTCCCGTGACATCCTCGACCCCAACGCCCAGTTCGGTGACGAGAACTTCCTGATCGTCGGCACCGACAGCCGCTACGGCCAGAACAGCAACATGGGCGCCGGCGACACCGATGATGCCGGCGGCACCCGCTCGGACACGGTCATGCTGGTCAACATCCCGGCCAGCCGCGACCGCGTCGTGGCCGTGTCCTTCCCTCGTGACCTGGCCATCACCCCGATGGAATGCGAGCCGTGGAACCCGGAGACCGGCGAGTACGGGCCGATCTACGACGAGACTTCGGGCACCTGGGGTCCGGACAAGTGGTACACCGAGTCCAAGCTGAATTCCGCGTACTCCTACGGCGGCCCGAAGTGCCTGGTGAAGGTCATCCAGAAGATCTCCGGCCTGTCGATCAACAGGTTCATGGCCATCGACTTCGCCGGCTTTTCGAAGATGGTCGACGCGCTCGGCGGAGTGGAAGTGTGCTCCACCACCCCGCTCGAGGACTACGAGCTCGGCACCGTGCTCGCCAGCGCCGGCCGGCAGATGGTCGACGGCCACACCGCGCTGAACTACGTGCGCGCCCGGCAGGTCACCACCGAGTTCAACGGGGACTACGGGCGGATCAAGCGTCAGCAGTTGTTCCTGTCCTCGCTGCTGCGGTCACTGATCTCGAAAGAGACGTTCTTCTCGCTGTCGAAGCTCAACAACGTCGTCAACATGTTCATCAACGACAGTTACGTCGACAACATCGGCACCAAAGACCTGGTGGATCTCGGCCAGTCACTACAGGGTGTGGCCGCCGGGCGGATCACGTTCATCACCGTGCCGACCACCGGATACGCCGACGAGTACGGCAACGAGCAACCGCGCACCGACGACATCCACGCACTGTTCAGCGCGATCATCAACGACGACCCGCTACCCGGTGAGAACAACCAGAACGAGACGACCGTGCCGGTCACCACCAGCCAGACCGAGACGTCGACCACCACCACCACCACGACCGAGGCCCCGACCGAGCCGTCGACGCAGCTGGTGGACGCGATGACCGTCGACCCCTCCGAGGTCAGCGTGCACGTCGCCAATTCCACCGGTCAGACCGGCCTCGGATCGACCGCCAGCTCCGCGTTCGGGGAATACGGCTTCACCGTCGACACCCCGGACGATTACTCGACCCAGCTCGAGCAGACGACGGTGATGTACTCCATGGGCAACGAGCAGGCCGCCGCCACCGTCGCATCCGCACTCGGGGTGCCGGCTGTCGAAGAGAAGGCCGGCCTCGGCGACACGGTGCAGGTTGTGCTGGGTCCGGACTTCTCGACGGTGAACCATCCGGAAGCCAGTGGGTCGCGGGTCAGCATGGAAGTCCTGCGCGGCGACGGCAGCAGCACACCCACCGAACTGCCCGAGGACCTGACCGTCACCAACGGCGCCGACACCTCCTGCGAATAG
- the pstB gene encoding phosphate ABC transporter ATP-binding protein PstB yields the protein MAKRLDLKDVNIYYGSFHAVAEVSLAVPPRSVTAFIGPSGCGKSTVLRTLNRMHEVIPGAYVKGSVLLDGEDIYGSGVDPVGVRKTIGMVFQRPNPFPTMSIRDNVVAGLKLQGVRNKKALDETAERSLRGANLWNEVKDRLDKPGGGLSGGQQQRLCIARAIAVQPDVLLMDEPCSALDPISTLAIEDLISELKQDFTIVIVTHNMQQAARVSDQTAFFNLEATGRPGMLIEVDDTEKIFSNPTQRATEDYISGRFG from the coding sequence ATGGCCAAACGTCTCGACCTCAAAGACGTCAACATCTACTACGGGTCTTTCCATGCGGTGGCCGAAGTGTCGCTGGCGGTGCCGCCGCGTAGCGTCACCGCGTTCATCGGCCCCTCCGGCTGCGGCAAATCGACGGTGCTGCGCACCCTCAACCGCATGCACGAGGTGATTCCGGGTGCCTACGTCAAGGGCTCGGTCCTGCTCGACGGCGAGGACATCTACGGCTCGGGCGTGGACCCGGTGGGTGTTCGCAAGACCATCGGGATGGTCTTCCAGCGGCCGAACCCGTTTCCCACCATGTCGATTCGCGACAATGTGGTGGCCGGCCTGAAGCTGCAAGGCGTCCGCAACAAGAAGGCGCTCGACGAGACCGCTGAGCGATCCTTGCGGGGCGCGAATCTGTGGAACGAGGTCAAGGATCGCCTCGACAAGCCCGGTGGTGGCCTGTCCGGCGGCCAGCAGCAGCGGCTGTGCATCGCCCGCGCGATCGCCGTCCAACCCGATGTGCTGTTGATGGACGAGCCGTGCTCGGCGTTGGACCCCATCTCGACGCTGGCCATCGAGGACTTGATCTCGGAGCTGAAGCAGGACTTCACCATCGTCATCGTCACGCACAACATGCAGCAGGCCGCCCGGGTGAGCGATCAGACCGCGTTCTTCAACCTCGAGGCCACCGGCAGGCCGGGCATGCTCATCGAGGTCGACGACACCGAGAAGATCTTCTCCAACCCGACTCAGCGGGCCACCGAGGACTACATCTCCGGCCGCTTCGGCTAA
- the dusB gene encoding tRNA dihydrouridine synthase DusB has translation MRIGPFALPSPVVLAPMAGVTNVAFRTLCRELELARAGTTSGLYVCEMVTARALYERHPVTMHMTTFAPEESPRSLQLYTVDPTYTYEAARMVVQENLADHIDMNFGCPVPKVTRRGGGAALPYKRRLFGQIVAAAVRATEGTTVPVTVKFRIGIDDEHHTHLDAGYIAEQEGAAAVALHARTAAQRYSGAADWSQIAALKQHVRTIPVLGNGDIFDADDALAMMAATGCDGVVIGRGCLGRPWLFAELSAAFNGTPMPTPPTLGEVADIIRRHGELLAAHFGEDKGMRDIRKHVAWYLHGFPVGSDLRRALALVKTRDELDHLLDGLDADVPFPPAASGPRGRQGSAASVSLPEGWLDDPEDCTVPDGADAMHSGG, from the coding sequence CTGCGGATCGGGCCGTTCGCGTTGCCCAGCCCCGTGGTTCTGGCCCCGATGGCCGGGGTCACCAACGTGGCGTTCCGCACGCTGTGCCGGGAGCTGGAATTGGCCCGGGCAGGCACCACCAGCGGCCTCTACGTCTGTGAGATGGTCACCGCACGCGCCCTCTACGAGCGCCACCCGGTGACGATGCACATGACGACCTTCGCCCCGGAAGAATCGCCGCGGTCGCTGCAGCTCTACACCGTCGACCCGACCTACACCTACGAGGCGGCGAGGATGGTCGTCCAGGAGAACCTGGCCGACCACATCGACATGAACTTCGGTTGCCCGGTGCCCAAGGTGACCCGGCGCGGCGGCGGCGCCGCACTGCCCTACAAGCGTCGGCTGTTCGGTCAGATCGTCGCAGCCGCGGTGCGCGCCACCGAAGGCACTACCGTCCCCGTCACCGTGAAGTTCCGGATCGGGATCGACGACGAGCACCACACCCACCTCGACGCCGGATACATCGCTGAGCAGGAAGGCGCGGCCGCAGTGGCGCTACACGCCCGCACCGCCGCGCAGCGTTACTCCGGAGCCGCCGACTGGAGCCAGATAGCCGCACTCAAGCAGCATGTCCGCACCATTCCCGTGCTCGGCAACGGCGACATCTTCGACGCCGACGACGCCCTTGCCATGATGGCCGCCACCGGCTGCGACGGCGTGGTCATCGGGCGTGGCTGTCTGGGCCGGCCCTGGCTGTTCGCCGAACTGTCAGCCGCCTTCAACGGCACGCCGATGCCCACTCCCCCGACCCTGGGCGAGGTCGCCGACATCATCCGCCGCCACGGCGAACTGCTGGCCGCACACTTCGGCGAAGACAAGGGCATGCGCGACATCCGCAAGCATGTGGCGTGGTATCTGCATGGCTTCCCCGTCGGCTCTGACCTGCGTCGGGCCCTGGCGCTGGTCAAGACCCGCGACGAACTCGACCACCTGCTCGACGGGCTGGACGCCGATGTCCCGTTCCCGCCCGCGGCCTCCGGCCCGCGCGGTCGGCAAGGGTCCGCCGCGTCGGTCAGCCTGCCTGAGGGCTGGCTCGACGACCCGGAAGACTGCACCGTCCCCGACGGTGCCGACGCCATGCATTCCGGTGGCTGA
- the pstC gene encoding phosphate ABC transporter permease subunit PstC, translating to MTDRVDVTTPNPLSSGSGEAIAAPFPEPEPIPTNPSRNAKVRPGDRIFRALAEGSGALIVVLIAAIGFFLLWRAIPALARNEENFFLFGGNWVTTDTSAMRFGIFDLLQVTVFVSVFALVLAMPVALGIAIYLTQYAPSRVKGPLAYMVDLLAAVPSIIYGVWGLYVLAPAIRPFSLWMNENVGNWFFLFRTGNASVAGGGTIFTAGIVLAVMILPIITAVTREVFVQTPRGQIEAALALGATRWEVVRTTVLPFGMSGYVSGAMLGLGRALGETIALLIILRGTQTVFGWTVFDGGYTFASKIASAASEFNDQYKAGAYIAAGLVLFILTFVVNSLARAAVSGKDRSAS from the coding sequence ATGACCGATAGGGTCGATGTGACAACACCAAATCCCCTGAGCTCGGGGTCGGGCGAGGCAATTGCCGCGCCCTTCCCCGAACCCGAGCCCATCCCGACCAACCCCTCGAGGAACGCGAAGGTTCGCCCCGGCGACCGCATCTTCCGCGCGTTGGCCGAAGGTTCGGGCGCCCTGATCGTCGTCTTGATCGCGGCGATCGGCTTCTTCCTGCTGTGGCGGGCGATCCCGGCGCTGGCGCGCAACGAGGAGAACTTCTTCCTCTTCGGCGGCAACTGGGTCACCACCGACACCTCGGCGATGCGCTTCGGCATCTTCGACCTGCTGCAGGTCACGGTGTTCGTCTCGGTATTCGCGCTGGTGCTCGCGATGCCGGTGGCCCTGGGGATCGCGATCTATCTGACCCAGTACGCGCCCTCGCGCGTCAAGGGCCCGCTGGCATACATGGTCGATCTGTTGGCCGCCGTGCCGTCGATCATCTACGGCGTCTGGGGACTGTACGTGTTGGCCCCGGCCATCCGGCCGTTCTCGCTGTGGATGAACGAGAACGTCGGCAACTGGTTTTTCCTGTTCCGCACGGGCAATGCGTCGGTCGCCGGCGGCGGCACCATCTTCACCGCCGGCATCGTGCTGGCCGTGATGATCCTGCCGATCATCACGGCGGTCACCCGCGAAGTGTTCGTCCAGACCCCGCGCGGCCAGATCGAGGCCGCACTGGCTCTCGGTGCCACCCGCTGGGAGGTGGTGCGCACGACGGTGTTGCCGTTCGGTATGTCGGGCTACGTCAGCGGGGCGATGCTCGGCCTCGGCCGTGCCCTCGGTGAGACCATCGCCCTGCTGATCATCCTGCGCGGCACCCAGACGGTGTTCGGCTGGACGGTGTTCGACGGCGGCTACACCTTCGCCAGCAAGATCGCCTCCGCCGCGTCGGAGTTCAACGACCAATACAAGGCCGGTGCCTACATCGCGGCCGGCCTGGTGCTGTTCATCCTCACCTTCGTGGTGAACTCGCTGGCGCGCGCCGCGGTCTCCGGAAAGGACAGGTCCGCATCATGA
- the phoU gene encoding phosphate signaling complex protein PhoU, whose protein sequence is MRTAYQEQLSALAAQLGDMCGLAGVAMERATQALLQADLVLAEQVITDHDQITALSAQAEERAFHILALQAPVAGDLRAIVSSIQIVADIDRMGALALHVAKIARRRHPQHALPEEVNGYFAEMGRVAVELGHSAQEVLRTGDPEKAARIREEDDAMDDLHQHLFTVLMDREWKHGVAAAVDVTLLGRFYERFADHAVEIARRVIFQATGALPTDADLYSTH, encoded by the coding sequence ATGCGTACCGCTTACCAGGAGCAACTTTCGGCGCTCGCCGCGCAACTCGGCGATATGTGCGGTCTGGCCGGAGTCGCCATGGAACGAGCCACCCAGGCCTTGTTGCAGGCTGACCTGGTGCTCGCCGAGCAAGTCATCACCGATCATGACCAGATCACCGCCCTGAGCGCCCAAGCTGAGGAGCGGGCGTTTCACATCCTCGCGCTGCAGGCTCCGGTCGCCGGTGATCTCCGCGCGATCGTCAGCTCCATCCAGATCGTCGCCGACATCGACCGCATGGGCGCCCTGGCCCTGCACGTCGCCAAGATCGCCCGCCGCCGCCACCCGCAGCACGCGCTGCCCGAGGAGGTCAACGGCTACTTCGCCGAGATGGGCCGGGTGGCAGTCGAGTTGGGCCACAGCGCCCAGGAAGTGCTGCGTACGGGCGATCCCGAGAAGGCAGCCAGGATTCGCGAAGAAGACGACGCGATGGATGACCTGCATCAGCACCTGTTCACCGTGCTGATGGACCGCGAATGGAAGCACGGTGTCGCGGCAGCCGTGGACGTCACGCTGCTGGGCCGTTTCTACGAGCGCTTCGCCGACCATGCGGTCGAGATCGCGCGTCGAGTCATCTTCCAGGCCACCGGCGCACTGCCGACCGACGCGGACCTGTACTCGACCCACTGA
- the pstA gene encoding phosphate ABC transporter permease PstA, whose amino-acid sequence MTSTLDRPVKVPTFQGLSARRKFSNNLATVLVTASVLVALVPLVWVLLTVVVKGIGAVTSSTWWMNSQSGMTAFAAGGGAYHAIVGTLLQGLVCSIISIPIGVLVGIYLVEYGGGTRMGRLTTFMVDILTGVPSIVAALFIYALWVATFGFERSGFAVSLALVLLMIPVIVRSTEEMLRIVPMDLREASYALGVPKWKTISAIVVPTALSGIVTGILLALARVMGETAPLLILVGYAQAINFDMFGGFMGSLPGMMYDQTSAGAGANPVPTDRLWGAAFTLIVLIAALNVGARFIATFFAPKKV is encoded by the coding sequence ATGACCTCGACCCTCGATCGGCCGGTGAAGGTGCCGACATTCCAGGGCCTCAGCGCCCGGCGGAAGTTCAGCAACAACCTGGCGACCGTGCTGGTGACGGCGTCCGTGCTGGTGGCGCTCGTACCGCTGGTCTGGGTGCTGCTGACGGTCGTCGTCAAGGGCATCGGTGCGGTAACCTCGAGCACCTGGTGGATGAACTCGCAGTCCGGGATGACCGCATTTGCGGCCGGTGGTGGCGCCTACCACGCGATCGTCGGCACTCTGCTGCAAGGCCTGGTGTGCTCGATCATCTCCATCCCGATCGGCGTCTTAGTCGGCATCTACCTCGTCGAATACGGCGGCGGCACCCGGATGGGCCGGTTGACGACCTTCATGGTCGACATCCTCACCGGTGTGCCCTCGATCGTGGCCGCTCTGTTCATCTACGCGCTGTGGGTGGCGACCTTCGGATTCGAACGTTCCGGTTTCGCGGTGTCGTTGGCGCTGGTGTTGCTGATGATCCCCGTCATCGTGCGTTCCACCGAGGAGATGCTGCGGATCGTGCCGATGGATCTGCGGGAGGCCAGCTATGCGCTGGGCGTTCCGAAATGGAAGACGATCTCGGCCATCGTGGTGCCGACTGCGCTGTCGGGCATCGTCACCGGCATCCTGCTGGCGCTGGCGCGCGTCATGGGTGAGACGGCGCCGCTGCTGATCCTGGTGGGCTACGCCCAGGCGATCAACTTCGACATGTTCGGCGGCTTCATGGGCTCGCTGCCCGGCATGATGTACGACCAGACCTCGGCCGGCGCCGGCGCCAACCCGGTTCCCACCGACCGCCTCTGGGGTGCGGCGTTCACCCTGATCGTGCTGATCGCGGCGCTCAATGTCGGCGCCCGGTTCATCGCCACGTTCTTTGCCCCGAAAAAGGTCTGA